The window CCCCGCTAAAGAGCGCTACCTTCACGCTGGCAATCCTATACTTAGGCGTAATTTCATCGCTGCTGACCACCCTGACGTCCAATTATATTTTGTCCAAAATCGAAGCTTCGCGGATGAGTGTCTTCACGAATCTCTCGACTCTGGTCTCAATCGCAGCGGGAGCCTTGTTCCTGGGAGAAGAGGTAACCCTATACCACTGGATCGGATCCGCACTGATTATTGCCGGGGTACTGGGGGCAAATATGTTCGGGCGGGGGCAGACACCTGCTTCTCAGCAAGCCTCACGCCGGGAGACAGCACTAAAGAATTTCCGGTAACATAATTGTGTCGCTCTTCTTCATAATAAGGCTGCCCTTTTCCGTTCCCGTCGTATGACATTAAAAAGCAGACGGCCGGAAATCCGGCCGCCCGCAAGTGGCGTTATGCTATTCGATTACAACCCTTTTTTCTTGAGGTCCTCCAGATGGCGCTGGTACATCACTTTTTCTACTTTTTCCGCGCCGACCTGATCCATTTGCTTCACGAATTCATTGTAGGCAGAATCGAACTCTGCATCAGATTTGGACAGGATCAGCTTCGGAATTGTTTTGTTCCACAGATCCTTAACCTTCGCATTGATAGTGCCTTCGGCGGTTGCACCGTCGGGCTCAAGATTCTCCATGCCGAGTGAATAGTTGTCGAAGTTATATTTCTCCAGCATCTTCATCGCTTCATATTGTACCGGCTGGCTTTCCTTCAAATCACGGGCAGAAGCGTCATCCCACAGCTTGCCGGCTCTGAAGAGCAGTGTGGAGTCGTTGAAGCCATATTTGGAATTGAAGGTGGCGTTGTCTTTTACCGACATGTCCAGAATATCCTGTTTGTACTTTGGAAGACCGTCAACCATATCATAGGTTTCACCTTCGGTACCGTATCTCATATCCATTTGCCCTTCATCCGACCAGGCGTATTCGGCGAACTGGATGATGCGTTCCGGATTTTTGGCATTTTTGGTGATGAACAGACCTTGCCAGCCCATCAGGCGGGATGCCGGATAACGAGGGTCTTGGCCGTTAACCTTCAGGCCGTCCAGAATTGTGTACGCTTGTTCCTTGCCGAGTGTGCTTTCGATCTTCGGATTATATTGGGTATACATGTTGTTCATGTACTGGGAAGCGACTGCATATTGCGCGCCGTACAGCTTTTCTTCGTATTGCTCCTGCTTGTAAATCAGCAGCTGCGGATCGAACAGGCCTTCAAGGCTCAGCTTGTTCAGGAAACGGAAGGCGTCGATGAACCCTTTGTTGCGCATCGGGTACTGCACGATTTGCTGGTCGTCCTTCACTTGCTCTTCAAGCAGATGCGGGGAGAAGGAATAGATCAAATAGTCCATAGAGTTGCTGCCGTGGAAGCCATTCTTCGCCACATCGAAAAATTCCACGCCCACCGGACTGACATCCGGGAATTTCTCTTTGGCCAGCTTAAGCGCACTCACTAGATCATCCGGTGTTTGAATGGCCGGGCTGCCGATCGCCGCATAAATATCGGAGCGGATAAACCAAGGCCGGATTGGCGTGATCGGTACGCCGCTGGTCAGTCGGTCTGCGGTTTCGTACAGGTTCGGCAGATACCAGAGCTTGCCGTCGATGGAATGGTATTTAACCATATCCGGGTCCAGCTGAGCTTTGAAGTCAGGCGCATATTTCTCCATCAGCTCATCCATGGAATAGACCATGCCATTCTTGATCAGCTTCGTCACGGCCGGATTGTTCCAGTCCAGCATGATGGTATCGGGAAGATCTCCCGAAGCAATCATCGTGTTCAGGTAGTCATCATCGCTGCCGGTTGCAAGCTTGCGGTCAATGGTAACGCCCGTTTTTTCGGTAGCAAGCTTCATGGCAAATTGGTCTTTCCACAGATAATTGGATGCCCAGTTGCCATAGAAATATTGGGTGAATGTGAACGGGGATGTATCCTTCTGCCACGATGGGCCGTTACTCTCTGCCGGTGCAGACGCCTGCGCATTGCCGCTGTTCGCCGCAGCGGTTTCCGCTGGTGTATTCGTGTTGTTATTCGCGCTGTTGCCGGAACCGCAGCCTGCGAGCATACTCATAGCCAGAATGGCAAGCGCGCTTATCTTTAAGCCTTTCCCTTTCATACTCTAACCCCCTTGATATTTGGTCTTGCTCTATACATGAACGCCCGGTCCGGAATTCTTCCGGCTTACCCTTTCACCGAGCCAATCATGACTCCTTGGACAAAATACTTCTGGACGAAAGGATACGTAAATACGATCGGAAGCGTCGTAATTACCATCGTCGCCAGTTTCAGCGAGGCTGCCGAGACGGCTCCGTAGCCAAGCTGGCTGGCCAGCTGGCTGACATTGCTGTTGGAGCTGATAATCTGCATTAGAATCTGCTGCAGTGTCAGCAGCTTGTCTCCGCCGAACAGCATCGCATCGTACCAGGAATTCCAGTGGAACACGGCGTTGTACAGCGCAATCGTCGCCAGCACCGGCTTGGATACCGGGAGCACCAGCTGGAAAAAGATCCGCAGATCATTGGCCCCATCAATTTTGGCCGACTCCTCGATTTCTTTCGGCAAAGCCTTGAAGAAGGTAAGCATAATGATTGCGTTAAACACATTAAACAGATTAGGGATAATATAGACAAGGAAATGACCTTTCAGATGAAGGTATTTCGCCACTACTAAATAGTAGGGAATAATTCCGCCGCTGAAATACATGGTAACAATTGCCATGATCAGGAAAACCCGCCGGCCGACCAGCTCCGTCTTCGAAATTCCGTAAGCGAAGGCGCCGGTGAACAACACGGCGGTCGCCGTGCCGAGAATGGTCCGGGCCAGCGTAACAATGAAGGCACGCAGCATGTTCTCGTCCTGAAACACAATCCGGTAGTTGTCGATGGAGAATACCCGCGGCCAGAAGGTAATGCCGCCCCGCGCCGCATCCGCAGGATCATTGAATGACGTAATCAGGATGTTATAAAACGGATATAGGGTGATCAGGCACAGGGCGAGCATCACAATGATGTTGAACACATCGAAGGCTCTGCTGCCTAAGCTTCGTGAATGGGTTAGCATGCTTACTCTCCTCCTATCCTAGAACAGGCTTTCTTTGGTGATTTTGTTTGATGTGAAGTTGGCGATGTACATTAGGACAAAGGCGACAATGGACTGGAATAGTCCAATGGCGGTTCCGTATGAGAAGCGTCCGGCGACCAGCCCCATTTTGTAGGAATAGACAGACAGTACATTAGCCGCATCCTGTGTCAGGGAATTCTGCATCATGAACATTTGGTCGAAGTTGGAGTTGACCAGCCCGCCGATGGACAGGATGAGCAAAATAATAATGGTCGGCTTGAGCGCAGGCAAAGTAATATGCCAGACCCGCCGGAAACGGTTCGCTCCGTCCACTACAGCCGCTTCATAAAGCTGCGGATCAATGCCGGCGATGGCTGCCAGATAGATGATGGAGTTCCAGCCGATATTTTTCCAGATTTCCGTAAATACCACGAGCACCAGGAAGGAATGTGAATCCCCCATCAGCATGGTATCGCTTCCAATAATACCGAGATTGACCAGCAGCTTGCTGATTACGCCGGTATCCGGATCAAGCAGCGTATACATAAAGCCTACAACGAGCACCCATGAGACAAAGTAAGGGAGATAGGTGAGTGACTGGACAATACGCTTGAAGCGCTTGAAGACGAGTTCATTTAACAGCAAGGCTAGAATAATCGGGGCCGGAAAGCCAAACACCAGTTTAGCGATGCTAATCTTAAATGTGTTGTAAAGAGAGTCTCTGAAAGTCGGGTCGGCGAAAAGCTCACGGAAATTGCCGAACCCGAGCCATGGGCTGTGAATAAAGCCCTGGAACGGCGTGTATTCCTGAAAGGCGATGATCAGGCCGTACATCGGAATGTAATTGAACACAATCATCCATAAAACGACAGGCAATGTCAAAATCAACAAATAGCGCTGCTGCCAGATCCGGTTTCTCAGCCTGTGCTTGGCGGGTATGCTGCTCATGGTCCTACTTCCTTTCCTACAGTGTGGTTTCTTTTGTCTATACATTTATTATAAAAACGGTTTCAACGCCGAGATATACAAAAAATACACGCAGGTATCAAAAACGAACGATGTTTGAAAGCGTTATCTTTTTTCCTGGCCTTATTTTGCCTCCTGACGCAAAAACCCCATCCGCTAAGCGGACAGGGTAAATGGCAGTGCCTCATTAACAGTTATGCAAAAAGCTTAGCGCTGTGAAACGATCTGATATTCTCCCGGCGACATGCCGTAGGCCTGCTTAAACAGGGTCCCGAAATAGGAGGTATTGGGGATGCCGACCTTCTCGGCGATCACGGAAACCCGCAGCTTCGTCGTCCGCAGCAGATCCTCGGCCCGCGACAGCCGGTAATCCTGGATATATTCAATCGGGGTCCGGCCCGTATTCTTCTTAAAGAGCATGCCGAGATGATTCGGGGAGACGAATACCTCTGCCGCTAGATAGGCCAGGCTGAGCTCAGGGTTGCCATAACGCTCTTCCACCAGCCGGATGACGCGGTGGGCCACATACTCGTCTTTGTGCTCCCGCTTCTCCTGAAGCCTGGAAGCAATGTCCTGAAGCCGGGACAGCATCTGCTTCTTCATCTGTTCCCGGCTCTCGCAGGCCAGCAGCTCTTCCAGGCTGCCCGGCGCTTTATCCGGCTGGCCCGGATGACCCGGAGCGGCCAGCGCCTGCAGATGATCGATCAGCCCGCTCAGCAGTCCCCCGACATAGGGCCGTCCGGCTCCGGGATACGCGGCGATCAGGTCAAACACTTCCTCGGTTACCGCCCCAGCCTCCTGTAACCGGCCGTTTCCCAGAGCGGAGCGTATACGCTTCTCCAGCTCCTTGAATCCGCGGCTCAGCCCTTCCGGATCCAGTGCGAATCTCATACGCGCTGCTTCCTCTTCTTCGGCAGCGACAATACCAGACAGGCCGTTCCATACCGCATGTCTTAGCGAGCGGGCGGCCTGTACACAGGCTTCGGGCAATTGCTCCAGCAGCTGCGCGGAATACCCGCATACCAAAATCCAGCCTCCGTCCGCGCTGTTCCCCAGTGCTTGCGGGTCTGTCCCCTCCTCCCCGGCCAGCCCGCTCCACAGCAAATGCGCCAGCTCCTGCTGCCGCTTCTCTTCCCCCGCATCCAGCGCGTACAGCAGCGCGAAGCCGGCATTCCCGCCTTCTGGAAGTGCCACTGCCAGTACCGGTAAGCCCAGCGCTTCTTCCGCCCGGCGTTCCAGCCGTTCATTCCCTATATCAGCCGGAGTGCGCACCGCTACAAGCGCATAGGCTTCGGGTGTCTGCTCCCCATACCGGGTAAGGTAGAGCTCCAGTTCTGCTGCCACCCCAAGCCCCTCTGTCCGGCCTGACAGCAGATCGCCCAGTGCATGGCGGAGAAACGCCAAATGTCCGGCTTCCAGCAGGTCCAGCTTATGCGCTTCTTCAAGCCGCAGCAGCCGTTCCTCCTGACATCTGGCGACTACCCGTGTCATCACAGCGAGCATTTCCTGCTCTTCAACGGGCTTGAGCAGATATTCCGCCGCATGAAAGCGAATCGCCTCACGGGCGTATTCGAAGTCGTCATAGCCGGTCAAAATGACGATATGCACCTGCGGCAGCTTGTCCCGGATCTGCTTCGCCATATCCAGACCGTTCATTCCCGGCATCTGGATGTCCGTAACGATGATATCAGGCTGCAGCAGAAGCGCTTTTTCCAGGCCGTCGATACCGTCAAAGGCAGTCTCTACGGTCCCTACTCCAAGTGCGGGCCAGTCCAGAAATTCTACCAGCCCTTCGCGCTCCCAGCGTTCATCCTCAACAATCAGCATTGTAAACATTAGATTAGCCTCCTGGCTTTGAAGGAGATGGTAATGACTGTACCGATTCCCGGCCTGCTGAACAGCTCCAGCCGGTATTCTTCCCCGTAATGCGAGCGCAGCCGGCTCGTAATATTCGCGAGCGCATACCCGCTGCCGGCCGATTCTAGCGGACGTTCTTCCCTGACATCAGCCAGCCGCTGCCGCGCCATGCCCACACCGTCGTCGATAATCCGCAGCACGACCCAGCCGTCTTCCACGCCCGCTTTAATGATGATGGTACCGTGGGAGCGTTTCGGTTCGATGCCGTGGACGAGCGCATTTTCCACCAGCGGCTGCAAAATATTTTTCAGCGTGACAAACTCCAGGACGGCGTCCTCAATTTCGAATACCGCATCAAAGCGCTCCTCGAAGCGGAATTTCTGAATCACCAGATAGGCCTTGACCATCTCCAGCTCACCCGCGACCAGCGTCTCCGAGCTCCCCTTATTCAGCACCAGCCGGTAAAATTTAGCCAGCGAATCCGAAATCCGGGTAACATCCGGAGCGTTCGCCTTGCGTGCCGCCCAGGAGATCGTCGCCAGCGTGTTGTACAAAAAGTGCGGATTAATCTGCGCTTCGAGTGCCTTTACCTCCGCCTCTCTTTCCAGCAGCTCGGATTTGTACACCCGTTCGACCAGATCGTGAATCCGCCGGGTCATATGATTGAAGCTGTGGGTCATCTGTGAAAATTCATCATTGCCCGTGACGGGAACCGAAACGCTAAGCGAATCTTCACGCACCTGCTTCATGGCTTTCAGCAACAGCTTCATCCGGGACAGCAGCTTGACCGTAACAAAATAAACGAGAAGGCTCAGCAGCAGCAGCGCTGCAGCCAGCACAATTAAGGTGGTATACAGCGAATCCTGTACCTTATCCACGACATGGCTGACCGGAAACACACCGATAATCCGCAGCTCGGGCCCGGCAAGCGGAATGGAGATGACAATCGACCGGGCCCCGCTCACGTCAGCAAGCCGGTTGATGGATCCGCCTGAGGTCCATGCGCCCAGACCCATCTGTTCAGCGTTGGCGCCGTACGCTTCGGCGATATTATCCGAGACGATCCGCCCGCCACCGTCCACGATGTATACGTTACCAATAGTGCCTGAGACGGCATCCCGCATCGACTTAAACAGCTCGCTCTCCGTAATTTCAATTTCCACCATCCCGGCGATGCCGAAATCATGGAACGAATAGATTTTCCGGTTAAATGAAAGTACATCCGCCACCGGCGATACATCCGGGCGCTCAAGCAGCAGCTTCTCCTTGTGCATACTCCGCCATTCGGATTTGGTGCTGTTATCGTTCAGCAGGGAGCGGTAATTGTCATCTTCTGCGATCCGGCGGATACTGAAAAACCCGTCATACCCTCCGTACAGCTCGGGAATTTGCGGATTGGTCATATAAACATGGATGGAGTGGATGTAAGGATTCTGCCTCATAATATTGTCAATGGTCGGCGCGACATTGTCGCGGTAATCCTGCAATTGAAAGCTCTCATTGATAAAATCGCTGTCAAGCAGCGTCTGGATCCGTGAGTCAAAGGCGATGATCTGCGAAATATTCTCCGTCATCTTGACCTTCTCCTCAATGCTGCTCTTGGTCTGCAGCAGGTTCTGCTCCATGATGGTCTGAGCCTGCTCAATCGCCGATTCCGCCGCCTGCCGGTAGAGGGTATAGCCGGTCAGCAGCAGCGACACAAACAATATGGAAACAAAAATAATGACAAATTTCGAGGTCACGCTCCAATGCTGATAAAAACGTACAAATCGCACCATGCCGGTCCACCCTCCTGTTACGTTCACCGCCCTCCCATTGTACAACTCCCTATGTGCTTCCGCTAGCTCCTTTCCAAACACAAAACAGGCCGCCGGATGAGCCCGGCGGCCTATAAATTCGTACAGCTAGCTGGTCCGGTGCGGCATTACCGCCCCTTGCGGCGGTTTCCCAGCCACAACGGGAACCTGAAAATGAAATTGATCAGCAGGACTACAAAGACAAGCACTGCCGCCGACTTGTCGGCAATTTGCCGCGCATCCTCGACGATCGCCTCGGATTGTACATACCACAGATGCACCGCCAGAGTCTCACCCGGCGAGAACAGATTGAAGTCCCACATTTCGCCGGAGGTACTGAGGCCTGCGGTCAGGATAATGACCGCAGACTCCCCGAACGCGCGTCCGGCCACCAGACAGATGCCTGTGACAATGGCAGGCATAGCCACCGGCAGCACCACCTTGCGGATGACGTGGAATTTGGTCATCCCCAGTGCGTAGCCGGCTTCGCGGATGTCGCCGGGAACCGCGCGCACGGCTTCTTCCGTTACGCGGGCCAGCATCGGCAGGTTAAGCAGCGCCAGGGAGACGCCGCCACCGAGAATGGTCAGGCCGATATTGAAATATTCGGCGAAGATTGCCAGGCCCAGCATCCCGAATACAATCGAAGGCACGGAGGACAGCGACTCCACACAAATGCGCAGTGCACCGGTAAAACGGTTGTCCGGCGCGTATTCTGCCATATAAATTCCGGCCCCTACACCGATCGGAATTGAAATCAGCAGGGAGATAAACAGAATGTAGAAGGAATTGAACAGTACCGGGCCAATTCCGCCTCCGGGATCAATCTCCTCCGGCTGCTTAATCAGGAAATCGGGTCTAAGCGCAGGTAAACCTTTGCTTAGAATGGTAAAGAGCAGCCAGAAAATCAGCAGCATGACCAGCGCTCCCAGTGTATAGAAGCCGATGGTTGCAATTTTGTTGCGCCGCTGCGCACGTGCAGTATAACGTGTACGGGTAAAACCGGTCATTATGCATCCCCCCGTTTCCGGCCGAGCACGCGGATTACAAAAATCAGCACAAACGAAATCAGCAGCAGCAGGAAGGCCATCATATGCAGCGCGTAATTCCAGGAGGAATCAAACTCCACATTGGAGATCTGCATGACAATATTGCTGGTCAGCACCGAGGACGGTGTGAACAAGGTTTTGGCCAGCTGCGGCGTATTGCCGATAACCATGACAACCGCCATCGTCTCACCGACTGCACGGGTCATGCCGAGGATAATAGCCGAGATAATTCCCCGTTTAGCCGCAGGCAGCACTACACGCATAATCACTTGCAGACGGGTAGACCCCAGGGCGTAGGCAGCGTCACGGTATTTGCGCGGAACGGCAATAATGGCGTCATCGCTGATCCGGCAGATTGTTGGCAGCACCATTAGCGCAAGCACTAGCGCAGCCGCCAGCAGCCCGTCGCCAAGTCCTTCCCCGCTGACCCTGCGCAGAAATGGAAGCAATACCGTGAGGCCCAGATAGCCGTATACTATGGAAGGTATGCCGACGAGCAGATCAAGCACCGGACGGATAAAGCTCTTCAGCCACTTCGGAGCGATCTCCGCGCAGAGCACGGCCATCCCGACCGAGACCGGCACCGCGATCAGCAGGGTTAGTGCGGTCAGGGACAATGTATTTACGATAAAGGCTGCAGCTCCAAAAGCATCCTCCTCCGGTGTCCAGTTGAAGGACAGGAAGAATTCTGCCGGAGAGACGTGTGCGAACAGGAGCAGCGCCGTTTTTCCGATGAATACAACTACTAGTCCAAGCACAAAACAAAGTGCAAGGATGCTGAATAAGAAATAAAAGCGGGATAATTTATTGCCGAGCAGATGTCTGCGGTGGCGCTTTTCATTTACGCTGCTTTGCATTTGAGCTGCACGCTTAGGTGTTTTTGATGCCAGGCTTTGGACTGGTGCCCCCATACTTTCCCTCCTGTAAGCGGCCACCCCCGTACATTCCGGAGCTGGCCGCTGTTACCGTTCAATATAATGAAGCTGCTTGGTTTAGCCTTTCATTGCTGCAATCGGAATGAACTTAAGCTTTTTAAGCGATCCGTTCTGGAATTTCTTGCTCTGTACATATTCGATGAATTCTTTGGTTGCGCCGGTCGGCTGGCCTTTGGTCATGTAGTAGCCGTATGCCCAAATCTTGTACGAGCCGTTGATTACGTTATCCGTAGTAGCGGCCACACCGTTAAATTTAACAGCCTTGATGTCGCTGCCGGTTACATAGACGAGGTCGATGTAGCCAATGGAGTTAGGTGTAGTTGCAACCGCCGTTTTCATGTCACCGCTGGAGCCGGTTTCCTTATAATTTTTCTCTTTTTTCACGATATCTCCGCCGCCCAGTGCCTTAGCCTGGTAGTTAACGCGTGTACCGGAACCGAATGAACGGGTAATCACTACGATGTTGGCATCCGATCCGCCGACATCCTTCCAGTTGGTGATTTTGCCGGAGAAAATGCCTGCCAGCTGTTCGGTAGTCAGATTGTCTACACCGACATTTTTGTTCACGATAGTGGCAAAAGGAATGACCGCTACTTTGTTCGCTACCTGTCCTTCAAATGCTTTGAAGCCCGGTACGTCAATGCTGGCATCCCAGTCGCAGGCGCCGATATCGGCGATGCCTTTCTTCACGGCCTGTGGTCCGGTAACCGAACCTTTGCCGGAAGCGGCGATTTTCACTTTTGGATGCAGCTTCTGGAATTCTTTGGCTGCCTGCAGCGTGAGCGGAAGCAGTGCTGTGGAGCCGTTGACTGTGATTTTACCCTTGAGGCTGTCAGCCGCTGCAGCAATCCCTGCAAAAGATGCTGTTACCGCGATGACCGCTGTCAGTGCTGTTACCGTTAATTTTTTGAAAACCTTCATGAAATAATTCTCCTCCCGGCGTTTGCGCCGTTATATTGTGTGGGTGTGGGTGGACTTGCTTATTTGGTGAGCTGAAGTGCCTGGCCGTTCTGGATCAGGAGCACTTTGCCGTCACTTACGATAGCCAGCTTGCTGCCGTCATGGGAAACCGCTACTTCCGAGACATCTTCGGTAGTGTGGAAGAGCGACGTTTTGCTGCCGTTTGCGTCGATCGAATAAATGGTGGTGCTTCCGTCAGCTGCCGTACCGGACACAATAAGACCAGTGGCTACGCCGGTAGACCAGGAAGGCTCCACATCAAGCGCGATGTTGGTAATGGCACCGTCCGCTGCAATGGATTTCAGGGTGTTCGCCGCATTTCCGTCCGGATCTGCGCTCAGGTAGGCTACAGTACCATTTGCCAAAATTTCCGGATACAGTTTGTTATCCAGCGCTGTAGTCAGAGCTGCCGGCTTCGCGTCTTTAGTGGAGAGGTCCAGCTTGTACAATTGCTCTCCGGCTTTGCTGAAGTCTACGGTCAGTGAATCTTCCGTGCTGTCAGCATCATTCTTGGCAACACCAGTTACATTGACAATGTAGACCACGCTTTTCGCATCAGCAGACAGCCGAAGCTCCGATTTATTCTCCACTTTATCTTCAAGAATGGTTTTGACGGCTCCGGTCTCTACAGAGATTTGGCCAATCTTCTCCTGCTTGTCGCCCTGGATGAAGTAGATCGTTTTGCCGTCCTGCGACCAGACCAGATCCACCTTCACGCTCGTATCCGTACCCAGAGGGGAGATCGCGCCGCTCGATAGGCTGATCAGATTCAGCTGGCCTTTGTCATCGGTGAACGCACCCCATTTCTGATCTGGGGATACAGCGAAATCCAGTGCACTTTCATTAGAAGAGAAAACATCATATACGCCAGGGAAGGCGCTGAATTTGAGCAGCTGGGCGGTTTCCGAATCGCTCCGGTTCGCAATGATGCTTCCATCGGCGTTCCAGTGCAGCGTATCGAACTGGCCTTCCGGACGGGCAAAGCTCAGAATCGACTGGTCTTCAGCCGTAAGCTCACCGCCAAGGGCAGTAACCAGCTTGGTCAGCTCTACGTATACTTTTCCGTTATAGAGTACAGGGGCTACCGTGAACTGCTGCGATACTCCGTCCACCAGATAGCTTTTGGCACCCGCCTGAAGCTGTACGGTATGTAATCCTTTACTGTCATTCAATTCAAAACCGTTGCTGCTGAGGATCACTTTGGCTCCTAGCTCCCCGGCCACTTCACTAAGGGAATACAGCTTGTAGCCTCTGCTGTCTATTGTGCTGAACGCAACCGGCAGGCTGTTGACTTTCCATGTCGCCTT of the Paenibacillus pedocola genome contains:
- a CDS encoding stalk domain-containing protein; the protein is MRNSKWFGAALASALLVTGGAGSIVATSSNVSAAAAVNTSAVKTAKATWKVNSLPVAFSTIDSRGYKLYSLSEVAGELGAKVILSSNGFELNDSKGLHTVQLQAGAKSYLVDGVSQQFTVAPVLYNGKVYVELTKLVTALGGELTAEDQSILSFARPEGQFDTLHWNADGSIIANRSDSETAQLLKFSAFPGVYDVFSSNESALDFAVSPDQKWGAFTDDKGQLNLISLSSGAISPLGTDTSVKVDLVWSQDGKTIYFIQGDKQEKIGQISVETGAVKTILEDKVENKSELRLSADAKSVVYIVNVTGVAKNDADSTEDSLTVDFSKAGEQLYKLDLSTKDAKPAALTTALDNKLYPEILANGTVAYLSADPDGNAANTLKSIAADGAITNIALDVEPSWSTGVATGLIVSGTAADGSTTIYSIDANGSKTSLFHTTEDVSEVAVSHDGSKLAIVSDGKVLLIQNGQALQLTK